The following are from one region of the Rhizobacter sp. AJA081-3 genome:
- a CDS encoding H-NS histone family protein, whose amino-acid sequence MKTYQAVRAEIAKLEKQAEDLRRQELKSVIAQVRQVIADYGLTAADLGLGGSRTRAVATGRKRAAPAGRRASAGVAKYRDPKTGQTWTGHGRPPAWIVSAKDRNAFLIGDAAAPAKAAKKSKAKPARAAKAVKAAKPAAKPSAKTRSAARAKKARAAAKSGAVEIESGVAAQ is encoded by the coding sequence ATGAAGACCTACCAGGCCGTCAGAGCCGAGATCGCCAAGCTCGAAAAGCAAGCCGAGGACCTGCGCCGCCAGGAACTCAAGTCCGTCATCGCGCAGGTGCGCCAGGTCATCGCCGACTACGGCCTGACCGCGGCCGATCTGGGGCTGGGCGGCTCGCGCACGCGTGCGGTCGCCACCGGGCGCAAGCGCGCCGCGCCGGCGGGTCGCCGTGCGTCGGCTGGCGTCGCCAAGTACCGCGACCCGAAGACGGGCCAGACCTGGACGGGCCACGGCCGGCCGCCGGCCTGGATCGTGTCGGCCAAGGACCGCAATGCCTTCTTGATCGGCGACGCCGCCGCACCGGCGAAGGCCGCGAAGAAGTCCAAGGCCAAGCCGGCACGGGCTGCGAAGGCGGTGAAGGCTGCCAAGCCCGCCGCCAAGCCGAGCGCGAAGACCCGGTCCGCGGCTCGCGCGAAGAAGGCGCGGGCCGCCGCGAAGAGCGGGGCGGTGGAGATCGAGTCGGGCGTCGCCGCGCAATAA
- a CDS encoding HAD domain-containing protein: MRVIFLDFGGVTHPCGVDDEARAAQRGGMTGGVRLDVFCWFDILPGLLAGHDDVYVVVHSNWRFAHSEQEIGDLLGDLGNRYLGCTPLGERYACIQAWLTRHPTVSSYRILDDSPVAFGDPPPPELILCDPRTGLSEPRVQAQIREWLAAG, translated from the coding sequence ATGCGCGTGATCTTTCTCGACTTTGGCGGCGTCACCCACCCGTGCGGCGTGGACGACGAGGCGCGCGCGGCGCAGCGCGGCGGCATGACCGGCGGCGTGCGCCTGGACGTGTTCTGCTGGTTCGACATCCTGCCGGGGCTGCTCGCCGGCCACGACGACGTCTACGTGGTGGTGCATTCCAACTGGCGCTTCGCGCATTCCGAGCAGGAGATCGGCGACCTGCTCGGCGACCTGGGCAATCGCTACCTCGGCTGCACGCCGCTGGGCGAGCGCTACGCCTGCATCCAGGCCTGGCTGACGCGGCACCCGACGGTGTCGTCCTACCGCATCCTCGACGACTCGCCGGTGGCCTTCGGCGACCCGCCGCCGCCCGAGCTGATCCTGTGCGACCCGCGCACCGGGCTGTCGGAACCCCGCGTGCAGGCGCAGATCCGCGAGTGGCTGGCCGCGGGCTGA
- a CDS encoding dienelactone hydrolase — MTTTTRKGWGRGLLAAMALGLGLSGGAARAAMGMTEIAASGFDGPMTVYYPSDSPSRRGAGPFALDVAADGRPVRGNGRLVVVTHGTGASPWVYADQARALVDAGFVVALPLHRADNYLDHSDAQGALERRPLEVSRAIDRMGEDARFAPLLSLERVGVYGMSAGGHTALTLAGGRWSYAAFRRHCDTNLAADFQFCVGVVTQLTGGMLDGLKQWVARTIIGWRFADETVRGHEDARIVAVVAAVPAAAIFDMASLAVPRVPLALVTARQDRWLVPRFHSDRVLQACGSCEQLADLEQGGHGAYLSPLPPGLSGVLAEMLADPPGFDRPLMTAVHAKVAEFFRRRLLP, encoded by the coding sequence ATGACGACGACGACACGAAAGGGATGGGGCCGCGGCCTGCTGGCGGCGATGGCCCTCGGGCTCGGCCTGTCGGGCGGGGCCGCCCGCGCGGCGATGGGCATGACGGAGATCGCCGCCTCCGGCTTCGACGGGCCGATGACCGTGTACTACCCCAGCGACAGCCCGAGCCGCAGGGGCGCCGGGCCCTTCGCGCTCGACGTGGCGGCCGACGGCAGGCCCGTCCGTGGCAACGGCCGCCTGGTGGTGGTGACGCACGGCACCGGTGCCTCGCCCTGGGTCTATGCCGACCAGGCCCGCGCCCTGGTGGATGCGGGCTTCGTCGTCGCGCTGCCGCTGCACCGCGCCGACAACTACCTCGACCACAGCGATGCGCAGGGCGCGCTGGAGCGGCGGCCACTGGAGGTGTCGCGCGCCATCGACCGGATGGGCGAGGACGCGCGCTTCGCGCCGCTGCTCTCGCTCGAGCGCGTCGGCGTGTACGGCATGTCTGCCGGCGGCCACACCGCGCTGACGCTGGCCGGCGGCCGCTGGTCCTATGCCGCCTTCCGCCGCCACTGCGACACGAACCTGGCCGCCGACTTCCAGTTCTGCGTCGGCGTCGTCACCCAGCTGACCGGCGGTATGCTGGATGGACTCAAGCAGTGGGTGGCGCGCACGATCATCGGCTGGCGTTTCGCCGACGAGACGGTGCGCGGCCACGAAGACGCGCGCATCGTCGCCGTCGTGGCGGCGGTGCCCGCGGCAGCGATCTTCGACATGGCCTCGCTGGCCGTGCCGCGCGTGCCGCTGGCCCTGGTCACGGCGCGTCAGGACCGCTGGCTGGTGCCGCGCTTCCATTCCGACCGGGTGTTGCAGGCCTGCGGCAGCTGTGAGCAACTGGCCGATCTGGAGCAAGGCGGCCACGGTGCTTACCTGTCGCCGCTGCCGCCGGGCCTGAGCGGCGTGCTTGCCGAGATGCTGGCCGACCCGCCCGGTTTCGATCGTCCCCTGATGACGGCGGTGCATGCGAAGGTGGCCGAGTTCTTCCGCCGACGTCTGCTGCCCTGA
- a CDS encoding AraC family transcriptional regulator produces the protein MATPLTLLDALLRGTLLALLLLMAAVLRRDRPRAPAALAGVAISLGLAVQVLGAMPWIEDLLAGSPGFAPVIGISVANAVLFWVFVEALFDDEFVLRPRHLLAWGAAVLLGMLNCLSAGVHATPLRDLTMTLQRAVPVVFSVLAVLAAARHWRADLVEGRRRLRAFLLVSGVAYTLAMLLVRLGSDQGRLSALAALIDVLALLVMVSAAAWGLLRLGAGELFPQTEPVAPPEPEAQHASTEPAAVAADAPDPADERLALALQRAMDEERAYRDEGLSVASLAARLGAPEYRLRRLINQRLGHRNFNAFVNGYRLAEARAALVDPRRAELPVLSIALDAGFQSIGPFNRAFKAATGLTPTEFRREKLADS, from the coding sequence ATGGCCACGCCGCTGACGCTGCTCGACGCGCTGCTGCGCGGCACGCTGCTGGCGTTGTTGCTGCTGATGGCCGCGGTACTGCGGCGCGACCGGCCGCGTGCCCCGGCGGCGCTGGCCGGCGTGGCGATCTCGCTCGGCCTGGCCGTGCAGGTGCTCGGCGCCATGCCCTGGATCGAAGATCTCCTGGCCGGCAGCCCGGGGTTTGCCCCGGTGATCGGCATCTCGGTGGCCAACGCGGTGCTGTTCTGGGTCTTCGTCGAGGCGTTGTTCGACGACGAGTTCGTGCTGCGCCCGCGCCACTTGCTGGCCTGGGGTGCTGCCGTGCTGCTGGGCATGCTGAACTGCCTGAGCGCCGGCGTGCACGCCACGCCGCTGCGCGACCTGACGATGACCCTGCAGCGCGCCGTGCCGGTGGTGTTCTCGGTGCTCGCCGTGCTGGCCGCCGCGCGGCACTGGCGCGCCGACCTGGTCGAAGGGCGACGCCGGCTGCGTGCTTTCCTGCTGGTATCCGGCGTCGCCTACACACTGGCCATGCTGCTGGTGCGGCTCGGCTCGGACCAGGGGCGGCTGTCGGCCCTGGCTGCCTTGATCGACGTGCTGGCGCTGCTGGTGATGGTGTCGGCGGCGGCCTGGGGCCTGCTGCGGCTGGGCGCCGGCGAACTGTTCCCGCAGACCGAGCCAGTGGCCCCGCCGGAGCCCGAGGCACAGCACGCGAGCACCGAACCGGCCGCCGTCGCGGCCGATGCGCCCGACCCGGCCGACGAGCGGCTCGCGCTGGCGCTGCAGCGCGCCATGGACGAGGAGCGCGCCTACCGCGACGAGGGCCTGAGCGTGGCCAGCCTGGCCGCGCGGCTCGGCGCGCCGGAGTACCGGTTGCGACGGCTGATCAACCAGCGCCTGGGCCACCGCAACTTCAACGCCTTCGTCAACGGTTACCGGCTGGCCGAGGCCCGCGCCGCGCTGGTCGACCCGCGGCGAGCCGAACTCCCGGTGCTGTCGATCGCGCTGGACGCCGGTTTCCAGTCCATCGGCCCCTTCAACCGCGCCTTCAAGGCCGCCACCGGCCTCACGCCGACCGAGTTCCGGCGGGAAAAGCTGGCCGATTCCTGA
- a CDS encoding NAD-dependent epimerase/dehydratase family protein, translated as MLARSLDEPTMALVFLTGGSGFVGGHLLRELREAGHEVRAMSRRAESDVPLAALGATPVRADLSDEAALTRALAGCEAVFHAAADTSLWRPQAATQTATNVQGTENLLRAAQAAGVGAFVHTSSVSAFSHLVTGVLDETVVQRGGESWINYERSKYLGEHAVRGSSLPWIVFNPAHVLGPGDRHSWARLIRLIDQEKLPGIPPGSGDFADVREIARAQVRAWQRRRFGQAYVLGGQRESYVDFVHRVGTALGRRTPRGATPAWALMTVARLADAWSRISGREPNVTPEAATLTSQPRRVDSSKARRELDYRETPLDALLADTLAWMRSEGVIGRR; from the coding sequence ATGCTGGCCCGTTCACTCGACGAGCCGACCATGGCCCTCGTGTTCCTCACCGGCGGCAGCGGCTTTGTCGGCGGCCACCTGCTGCGCGAACTGCGCGAAGCCGGGCACGAGGTGCGCGCGATGTCGCGGCGCGCCGAGTCCGATGTGCCGCTGGCCGCACTCGGCGCCACGCCGGTGCGTGCCGACCTGTCCGACGAGGCCGCGCTCACGCGGGCGCTGGCCGGCTGCGAGGCCGTCTTCCACGCGGCTGCCGACACCAGCCTGTGGAGGCCGCAGGCCGCCACGCAGACCGCCACCAACGTGCAGGGCACCGAGAACCTGCTTCGCGCGGCGCAGGCGGCGGGCGTCGGCGCCTTCGTGCACACCTCGTCGGTGTCGGCGTTCTCGCACCTCGTCACCGGCGTGCTCGACGAGACGGTGGTGCAGCGCGGCGGCGAGAGCTGGATCAACTACGAGCGCAGCAAGTACCTCGGCGAGCATGCGGTGCGCGGCAGCAGCCTGCCGTGGATCGTCTTCAACCCGGCGCACGTGCTCGGGCCGGGCGACCGGCACAGCTGGGCGCGGCTGATCCGTCTGATCGACCAGGAGAAGCTGCCAGGCATCCCGCCGGGCAGCGGCGACTTCGCCGACGTGCGCGAGATCGCCCGCGCGCAAGTGCGGGCCTGGCAGCGCCGGCGCTTCGGCCAGGCCTATGTGCTGGGCGGCCAGCGCGAGAGCTACGTCGACTTCGTGCACCGCGTCGGCACGGCGCTCGGCCGGCGCACGCCGCGCGGCGCCACGCCGGCCTGGGCGCTGATGACGGTGGCGCGGCTGGCCGATGCGTGGTCGCGCATCAGCGGGCGCGAGCCGAACGTGACCCCCGAAGCCGCCACGCTGACCAGCCAGCCTCGCCGCGTCGATTCGTCGAAGGCGCGGCGCGAACTCGACTACCGCGAGACGCCGCTCGATGCGCTGCTCGCCGACACGCTGGCCTGGATGCGCTCCGAAGGCGTCATCGGCCGGCGATGA
- a CDS encoding translation initiation factor Sui1, whose product MALVYSTDAGRMCPTCRQPQAACRCGKTAASTASADGIVRVSRESKGRGGKTVTLVRGLALDEAGLSALGKRLRSACGAGGAVKDGVLEIQGDHRERVATLLAEAGHRVKLAGG is encoded by the coding sequence ATGGCTCTTGTCTACTCCACCGACGCCGGGCGCATGTGCCCGACTTGCCGCCAGCCGCAGGCGGCCTGCCGCTGCGGCAAGACCGCCGCGAGCACGGCCAGTGCCGACGGCATCGTGCGCGTCAGCCGCGAAAGCAAGGGCCGCGGCGGCAAGACGGTGACGCTGGTGCGCGGGCTGGCGCTCGACGAGGCCGGCCTCTCTGCGCTGGGCAAGCGGCTGCGCAGCGCCTGCGGGGCGGGCGGTGCGGTGAAGGACGGCGTGCTGGAGATCCAGGGCGACCACCGCGAGCGCGTCGCGACGCTGCTCGCCGAGGCCGGCCACCGCGTCAAGCTGGCCGGCGGCTGA
- a CDS encoding ATPase with chaperone activity: MNDDSQILIPDSFVALYLNPGRSKPTVPRDELAARYELCEDLSQAMVEHARAMLFGQGISEDEVLSRCHRGLVGDGSVVTAHEARWVVRRLAELLEWECPELG, from the coding sequence ATGAACGACGACTCGCAGATCCTCATTCCCGACTCCTTCGTCGCGCTGTACCTGAACCCCGGCCGCAGCAAGCCGACCGTGCCGCGCGACGAGCTGGCCGCGCGCTACGAGCTGTGCGAGGATCTGTCGCAGGCGATGGTGGAGCATGCCCGCGCGATGCTGTTCGGCCAGGGCATCAGCGAGGACGAGGTGCTGTCGCGCTGCCACCGGGGGCTGGTCGGCGACGGCTCGGTCGTCACCGCGCACGAGGCGCGCTGGGTCGTCCGCCGGCTGGCCGAGCTGCTCGAATGGGAATGCCCGGAACTCGGCTGA
- a CDS encoding ATP-dependent helicase, whose product MLSIALASPADPFASLNEEQRAAVEHGQAGTPAGPLLVIAGAGTGKTMTLAARVARLVLDGADPNRLLLLTFSRRAAHEMERRAGRLLHAALGFRATQQAPALPWSGTFHAIGARLLREHAGAIGLSAQFTIHDRGDAEDQMGWVRQELELATTGKRFPLKGTCLAIYSRVVNSRMTVDEVVRDLFPWCQGWEAELKRLFGAYVDAKQQQQVLDYDDLLLYWQQMMEEPAIAAAIGARFEHVLVDEYQDTNRLQAAILRGLKPDGRGLTVVGDDAQSIYSFRAAEVRNILDFPAQFEPPARVLALTRNYRSTQPILDASNAVIALAAERFTKDLHGERGGAKPQLVTVADEMAQARWVAEEVLLHREGGLPLKGQAVLFRTGHHSAALELELTRRGIPFVKYGGLKFLEAAHVKDLLSVLRWVQNPRGRLAGFRIAQLVPGLGPASARRLLDAMAAEGDAVQAMHSFKPPAAAAHDWREWLAAHEAMRTAGWPGALSLALRWYEPHLERLHEDAAIRRGDLAQLERIAAQYPSRERFLAELTLDPPEATSDESGEPHRDEDYLILSTMHSAKGQEWSSVHVLNVVDGCMPADLATGHAAEIEEERRLLYVAMTRAKQHLALLVPQKFHVTQQSKYGDRHLYGSLTRFIPPDVARHFDAVGPAAAPAEETAIAPLPAIDLMARVRRAF is encoded by the coding sequence ATGCTTTCCATCGCCCTCGCCTCGCCTGCCGATCCGTTCGCCTCGCTCAACGAAGAGCAGCGCGCAGCGGTCGAGCACGGCCAGGCCGGCACCCCGGCCGGCCCGCTGCTGGTGATCGCCGGCGCCGGCACCGGCAAGACCATGACGCTGGCCGCGCGCGTGGCCCGCCTCGTGCTCGATGGTGCCGACCCGAACCGGCTGTTGCTGCTGACCTTCTCGCGCCGCGCCGCGCACGAGATGGAGCGCCGAGCAGGCCGCCTGCTGCATGCCGCACTGGGCTTTCGCGCCACCCAGCAGGCACCCGCCCTGCCCTGGTCGGGCACCTTCCACGCCATCGGTGCGCGGCTGCTGCGCGAGCACGCCGGTGCCATCGGCCTGTCGGCGCAGTTCACGATCCACGACCGCGGCGACGCCGAGGACCAGATGGGCTGGGTGCGCCAGGAGCTCGAGCTCGCCACCACCGGCAAGCGCTTCCCGCTCAAGGGCACGTGCCTGGCGATCTACTCGCGCGTGGTGAACAGCCGCATGACGGTGGACGAAGTGGTGCGCGACCTGTTCCCCTGGTGCCAGGGCTGGGAGGCGGAGCTGAAGCGGCTGTTCGGCGCCTACGTCGATGCCAAGCAGCAGCAGCAGGTGCTCGACTACGACGACCTGCTGCTGTACTGGCAGCAGATGATGGAGGAGCCGGCCATCGCCGCGGCGATCGGCGCGCGTTTCGAGCACGTGCTGGTCGACGAGTACCAGGACACCAACCGCCTGCAGGCCGCCATCCTGCGCGGCCTCAAGCCCGACGGCCGCGGCCTGACGGTGGTGGGCGACGACGCGCAGTCGATCTACTCGTTCCGCGCCGCCGAAGTGCGCAACATCCTCGACTTCCCGGCGCAGTTCGAGCCGCCGGCGCGCGTGCTCGCGCTGACGCGCAACTACCGATCGACGCAGCCCATCCTCGACGCCTCGAACGCCGTCATCGCGCTGGCCGCCGAGCGCTTCACGAAGGACCTGCACGGTGAACGTGGTGGCGCGAAGCCGCAGCTCGTCACCGTGGCCGACGAGATGGCGCAGGCGCGCTGGGTGGCCGAGGAGGTGCTGCTGCACCGCGAAGGCGGCCTGCCGCTGAAGGGCCAGGCGGTGCTGTTCCGCACCGGCCACCACAGCGCGGCGCTCGAGCTCGAGCTGACGCGCCGCGGCATCCCCTTCGTCAAGTACGGCGGGCTCAAGTTCCTCGAGGCCGCGCACGTGAAGGACCTGCTGTCGGTGCTGCGCTGGGTGCAGAACCCGCGCGGGCGGCTGGCAGGCTTTCGCATCGCGCAGCTGGTGCCCGGCCTCGGCCCGGCGTCGGCGCGGCGCCTGCTCGACGCGATGGCCGCCGAAGGCGACGCCGTGCAGGCGATGCACTCCTTCAAGCCACCGGCGGCGGCGGCGCACGACTGGCGCGAATGGCTGGCTGCTCACGAGGCGATGCGGACGGCCGGCTGGCCCGGCGCGCTGAGCCTGGCGCTGCGCTGGTACGAGCCGCATCTCGAGCGGCTGCACGAGGACGCGGCGATCCGCCGCGGCGACCTGGCCCAGCTCGAACGCATCGCTGCGCAGTACCCGAGCCGCGAACGTTTCCTCGCCGAGCTGACGCTCGACCCGCCCGAGGCGACCAGCGACGAATCCGGCGAACCGCACCGCGACGAGGACTACCTGATCCTGTCGACCATGCACTCCGCCAAGGGCCAGGAGTGGAGCTCGGTGCACGTGCTCAACGTCGTCGACGGCTGCATGCCGGCGGACCTGGCCACCGGCCACGCCGCCGAGATCGAGGAGGAGCGCCGCCTGCTCTACGTGGCGATGACACGCGCGAAGCAGCACCTCGCGCTGCTGGTGCCGCAGAAGTTCCACGTCACGCAGCAGTCGAAGTACGGCGACCGCCACCTGTACGGATCGTTGACGCGATTCATCCCGCCGGACGTGGCGCGGCACTTCGATGCGGTCGGCCCGGCGGCTGCGCCGGCCGAGGAAACGGCCATCGCGCCGCTGCCGGCGATCGACCTGATGGCGCGCGTGCGGCGCGCCTTCTGA
- a CDS encoding aldo/keto reductase, producing MLLQRRQLIAALASVWPGLSLRAQTSSGPLLSRAIPSSGESIPLVGLGSWITFNVGNDPVAREASTEVMRAFFDGGGRLIDSSPMYGSSQPVIGQGLAKLGRAAPVFAADKVWVGSGARGAEQIEASRRFWGVPRFDLLQVHNLLAWEEHLPTLFAMKAAGRLRYVGITTSEGRRHAEIEKVMRSQPVDFVQISYNLLDRDVEQRILPLARERGIGVIVNRPFREGALLRELQRHRLPPWAAELGCDGWAQFALKFIVSHPAVTCAIPATSSVAHVRQNLGAARGVLPDAAMRARMAAHVAAL from the coding sequence ATGCTCCTGCAACGCCGCCAGCTGATCGCCGCCTTGGCCAGTGTCTGGCCGGGCCTGAGCCTGCGCGCGCAAACGTCCTCTGGGCCGCTGCTCTCGCGCGCCATTCCGTCCAGCGGCGAGTCGATTCCGCTGGTCGGCCTGGGCAGCTGGATCACCTTCAACGTCGGCAACGACCCGGTGGCACGCGAGGCCAGCACCGAGGTCATGCGCGCCTTCTTCGACGGCGGCGGACGGCTGATCGATTCGTCGCCGATGTACGGTTCGTCGCAGCCGGTCATCGGCCAGGGCCTGGCGAAGCTGGGCCGCGCCGCACCGGTGTTCGCCGCCGACAAGGTGTGGGTCGGCTCCGGCGCCAGAGGCGCGGAGCAGATCGAGGCTTCGCGCCGCTTCTGGGGCGTGCCGCGCTTCGACCTGCTGCAGGTGCACAACCTGCTCGCGTGGGAGGAGCACCTGCCCACGCTGTTCGCGATGAAGGCGGCGGGCCGCCTGCGCTACGTGGGAATCACCACCTCCGAAGGCCGCCGCCATGCCGAGATCGAGAAGGTGATGCGCAGCCAGCCGGTCGACTTCGTGCAGATCTCCTACAACCTGCTCGACCGTGACGTCGAACAGCGCATCCTGCCGCTGGCCCGGGAGCGCGGCATCGGGGTCATCGTCAACCGCCCGTTCCGCGAAGGGGCGCTGCTGCGCGAGCTGCAACGCCACCGCCTGCCGCCCTGGGCGGCCGAGCTCGGCTGCGACGGCTGGGCGCAGTTCGCGCTGAAGTTCATCGTCTCGCACCCGGCCGTGACCTGTGCGATCCCGGCCACGAGCAGCGTGGCCCACGTGCGCCAGAACCTCGGCGCGGCGCGTGGCGTGCTGCCCGACGCGGCGATGCGCGCGCGCATGGCCGCGCACGTGGCCGCGCTTTAG
- a CDS encoding trans-acting enoyl reductase family protein has product MKTTLDLIVFGATGFTGQLVAEYLNATHGVGGELAWAMAGRSLDKLVQVRERIGADAALPLLVADASHPASLTALVRQARVVITTVGPYQLHGTALVEACAKAGTDYVDLCGEPLWMAQMIPRLDAPARKSGARIVFSCGFDSIPFDLGVLFLQHEAMQRFGKPLQRVRGRVRVMKGSFSGGTLASLLATLEQTRREPSLERLLADPFALTPGFRGPAQPDDAGARYDEAAQAWTAPFVMATINTKNVHRTNALREHPYGRDFVYDERLLAGRGPAGQRRARRLALNTMLQNAALGFAPARALLSRYVLPKPGEGPSQHERETGRYELVFSGETDDGRTLRAVVEGDRDPGYGSTSKLISEAALCLLQDVDRGMAAGGVWTPGAAMGMALVRRLQERAGLSFAIDDAA; this is encoded by the coding sequence GTGAAGACCACGCTCGACCTGATCGTCTTCGGCGCCACCGGCTTCACCGGGCAGCTGGTCGCCGAATACCTGAACGCCACCCACGGCGTCGGCGGCGAGCTGGCCTGGGCGATGGCCGGTCGCAGCCTCGACAAGCTGGTGCAGGTGCGCGAGCGCATCGGCGCCGATGCGGCGTTGCCGCTGCTGGTGGCCGACGCCTCGCACCCGGCCTCGCTGACGGCGCTGGTGCGGCAGGCCCGGGTGGTCATCACCACCGTCGGGCCCTACCAGTTGCACGGCACGGCGCTGGTCGAAGCCTGCGCCAAGGCAGGCACCGACTATGTGGACCTGTGCGGCGAGCCGCTGTGGATGGCGCAGATGATCCCGCGCCTGGACGCCCCAGCGCGCAAGAGCGGTGCGCGCATCGTGTTCTCGTGCGGCTTCGACTCGATCCCCTTCGACCTCGGCGTGCTGTTCCTGCAGCACGAGGCGATGCAGCGTTTCGGCAAGCCACTGCAGCGCGTGCGCGGCCGGGTGCGCGTGATGAAGGGCAGCTTCTCCGGCGGCACGCTGGCCAGCCTGCTCGCCACGCTGGAGCAGACGCGCCGCGAGCCTTCGCTCGAGCGCCTGCTGGCCGACCCGTTCGCGCTGACGCCCGGCTTCCGAGGGCCGGCCCAGCCCGACGACGCCGGCGCCCGCTACGACGAGGCGGCGCAGGCGTGGACGGCGCCCTTCGTGATGGCGACCATCAACACGAAGAACGTGCACCGCACCAACGCGCTGCGCGAGCACCCCTACGGCCGCGACTTCGTCTACGACGAGCGTTTGCTGGCGGGCCGCGGCCCGGCCGGCCAGCGCCGCGCGCGCCGGCTGGCGCTGAACACGATGCTGCAGAACGCCGCGCTCGGCTTCGCGCCGGCACGCGCGCTGCTCAGTCGCTATGTGCTGCCCAAGCCGGGCGAGGGGCCGAGCCAGCACGAGCGCGAGACCGGCCGCTACGAGCTGGTGTTCAGCGGCGAGACCGACGACGGCCGCACGCTGCGCGCCGTGGTCGAGGGCGACCGCGACCCCGGCTACGGCTCCACCTCCAAGCTGATCTCCGAAGCCGCGCTGTGCCTGCTGCAGGACGTGGACCGCGGCATGGCCGCCGGCGGCGTCTGGACACCCGGCGCCGCGATGGGCATGGCGCTGGTGCGCCGGCTGCAGGAGCGCGCCGGGCTGAGCTTCGCGATCGACGACGCGGCCTGA